The following are encoded together in the Candidatus Melainabacteria bacterium RIFOXYA2_FULL_32_9 genome:
- a CDS encoding DNA-binding response regulator, which produces MSKILVIDDDISILELLEINLELLGHEVVTSPDGIKGFALAQQEVPDLIILDIMMPEVDGYTVAQRIRHNKSTKNIPILMLTALGMLKDKVQGFDSGVDDYLVKPFELEELKLRVRALLRRSGSLPESLTIPEILTVGDITLVPENLTAKLNNQDVKLTPIEFEILNNLVQKHGQAVSAGSLLKEVWGYSQDDDIETIRVHIRHLRTKLEKASPDKKYIETIYGGGYRLIPYGSVTPTSKS; this is translated from the coding sequence GTGAGTAAAATTTTAGTTATTGATGATGATATATCCATTCTTGAATTACTTGAGATTAATCTCGAGCTATTAGGCCATGAAGTCGTAACAAGTCCAGATGGAATTAAAGGATTTGCTCTGGCACAACAAGAAGTTCCTGATTTGATAATACTTGACATTATGATGCCTGAAGTTGACGGATATACTGTAGCTCAGCGTATAAGACATAATAAATCCACAAAAAATATTCCTATATTAATGCTTACAGCTTTAGGAATGCTCAAAGATAAAGTTCAGGGATTTGATTCAGGAGTGGACGATTATCTGGTAAAACCATTTGAATTAGAAGAATTAAAACTCAGAGTAAGAGCCCTTCTTAGAAGATCAGGTTCTCTTCCTGAATCACTAACTATACCTGAAATACTGACTGTCGGAGATATAACTTTAGTTCCTGAAAACCTGACAGCAAAACTCAATAATCAGGATGTAAAGTTAACCCCAATTGAATTTGAAATACTGAATAATCTTGTCCAAAAACATGGGCAGGCGGTTTCTGCCGGTTCATTATTGAAAGAAGTCTGGGGATATTCTCAAGATGACGACATAGAGACCATCAGAGTTCATATTAGGCATTTAAGGACAAAGCTGGAAAAAGCCAGTCCTGATAAAAAATACATTGAAACTATTTATGGTGGTGGTTATCGCCTAATTCCATACGGTAGTGTAACCCCAACCAGCAAATCTTAA